In Luteipulveratus mongoliensis, the DNA window CACGATGAACGGCCCGTACGTCGTCGGCTCGGCCAGGCCGAGGATCTCCACCAGGTGCTTGGACGACGCCTGCTTGTCACTGCTGTGGACGATGGTGTGGTTCAGCTTGATACTCATGACTCTCTCCGTCTCGTGAACGTGAATCTCGTTGACTGTCAGTGCTGCTGGGGGTCGGGACGAGGCGTACGCACCAGGACAGCGGCCGCGACCGCTGCCGCCAGGAGCAGCACGGCTGCCCATGTCGTGGCGACGGCGAACCCGTGCACCAGGGCCGTCGCTCCCGCTCCGGCCGAGGCCGTCGCGGCGACGGCGACGCTGTTGAGCGCAGCCGTGCCGATCGATCCACCGACCTGCATGAACGTGTTGGCCGTGGCTGCGGCGACACCAGCGAACCTGCGGTCGATCCCACTGGTCGCGACGCTGATCGCGGGAGTGAAGACGCATCCCATACCTACACCCAGCAGGACCTCGGCGGGCAGGATCCGCGTCAGGTAGCCACTGTCGACCGTCATGCCCGACAGCAGCAGGAGACCGCTCGCCGCGACCACCAGCCCGGGCACGATCAGCGCTCTCGGCGCAACCTTCGGAAGCAGCTTGCTGCCCAGCCCGAACGAGCCGACCGAGACCGCTACGGACAACGGGAGGAACGCCAGACCGGTGCGGATCGGGCTCCAGCCGAGCACGCCCTGGAAGTGGTACGTCAGCATCAGGAACATGCCGAACGATCCGACGACAGCCGCCGCCACAGCCAGGTACGCGCCGATCCGAGAGCGATCAGCGAGCACCCACAGCGGCAGGACGGGCGCAGCCGAACGGCGTTGGTGCACAACGAAACCGGCGACTCCGAGCACGCCGATCAGGAACGGCACGATGACCTCACGCGAGGTCCAGCCCTCGCTCGCAGCCTGCGCACAGGCGTACACGATGGCGGCGATGCCAGCCGTGACCAGCAGCCCAGCGGGTACGTCGATCCGGCTCTCCGGGAAGCCGTCACCTGACGGCAGCACGCGTCGTCCGACCACGAACGCCACCAAGGCGATCGCCACGTTGATGTAGAGGCACCAGCGCCAACCGGCGTATTCCGTGAGCACTCCCCCGAGCAGCAGGCCGACAGCCGCGCCGGACGAGGCGACCGCGCCGTAGACGCCGAACGCCTTGGCGCGCTCCTTGCCATCGGTGAAGGTGACCGCGATGAGGGACAGCGCGGTCGGCGCCAGCACCGCGGCGAAGACGCCCTGCAGTGCTCGGCCCGCCATCAGCAGACCGAGGTTGGTCGCGGCACCCGCGAGCGCGGAGGCGACCGCGAAGCCGGCGAGACCGACGAGGAAGGCGCGGCGCCGGCCGAACCGGTCGGCGACCCGGCCGCCGAGGAGCAGCAGCCCCGCGACAGCGGTGGTGTAGGCGGTCACCACCCACGCCCGGTCGCCGTCGGAGAAGCCGAGCGCGTGCTGCGCGGTCGGCAGGGCGATGTTCACGACGGTGGCGTCCAGCGCGACCATCAGCTGCGCGACGGCGATGACCACCAGCGCGGTCCAGCGATGGTCCCGCACGGCTGGCGCCTCCGCCGGCCTGGTCTGTGTCTGCATGATGACTCCTGACGATGTGGAGGGATTTCCTCCACATCAGCGTGGACCCGCGCGCGGCCATCCGTCAAGAGATATGGAGGAAATTTCTCCACTTCTGCGTTAGCGTGGACTCATGGCCCCCACCTCGAGCCCTCTGCGAGCCGATGCCCGCCGCAACCAGGAACAGGTCCTCGAGGCCGCCCGGAAGGTCGTCCTCGAACGCGGCCCCGGAGCGCCGCTGGACGAGATCGCCCGGGTCGCCGGGGTCGGGATCGCGACGCTCTACCGCCGCTTCGGTGACCGCGACGGCCTGCTCAAGGCAGTCGTCCTCGACGCCCTGGACCGCTCACGGACCGCCGCTGAGGAGGCGCAGGCACAGCACGACGCCGGCTTCGACGCGCTCGCCGCCTACCTCCGAACCGCGCTCGAGCTGCGCGTCGCCGCCGTCATCCCACTCGTCCTGGACCGACTCGATCTCGATGACCCCGAGCTCGGACCGGCGCGCGCCGCGTCAGCCGCAGCGATGGAGTCGCTCGTCGACGCCGCGCATGACGACAAGACGCTGAGTCCCGAGATCACGGTCGGAGACATCGGCACCCTGGTCGTACGCCTCTCCCGGCCCCTCCCCGGATCGTTGCCCGCGGAGGTCGAGAGCCGGCTGACCCAGCGCCATCTCGACGTGATGCTCGCCGGCCTGCGGGCGGCTACGGCGGACACGATGAGCGGGTCGGGCCTGTCCCTCGAAGACCTGAGCCGGACCGCCGAACCCCCACCGCTGGTCGAGTAGCAGAAGCGCCGTCCCCACCGCTGGTCGAGTAGCCGGAGCGCCAGCGGAGGCGTATCGAGACCCGGTGACCGCGCGCACCCGGTCTCGATACGGCTCGCCCTATGGGGCTCGCCTACTCGACCAGCGAAGAGGGCTCGCCTACTCGACCAGCGAAGAGGGCTCGCCTACTCGACCGGCGGAGTGGGTGGATTGGACCAGTTGGATTGGCTCGTCTTGGCTCTTCTGACCAGTCCTCTGGCGATCTAGCGTCGGAGACGTGACCACTCGCGACCTCGAGGCGCCCGCTGTCGCCCGGACCGGGCTGTCCGTCGTACAAGGCAGCGCGCTCACGGTCGGCGCCGTGCTCGGCACCGGCGTCATCTCGCTCCCGGCCGTCGCAGCCGGCATCGCAGGCCCGGCCTCGCTGGTGGCATGGGCTGCGTTGATCGCGCTGTCGATCCCGCTCGCGACGACCTTCGCGTCCCTGGGTGCCCGATACCCGGACTCGGGCGGTGTCTCGACGTACGCCCGCCTCGCCTTCGGTCCGCGCGCCGCCACCGTCGTCGGCTGGACCTTCTACCTCGCCGTCCCGATGGGCGCACCGCCGGCCGCATCGTTCGCCGGCGGCTACATCTCCGACATGGTCGGCGGCGGTCGCAGCACGCAGATCCTCACGATCGTGGTGCTGACCCTGATCGTCGGCGGGATGAACGCGTTCGGCATCCGCGTCTCGGGCAGTGTCCAGCTCGTGCTCACCGGAGTCCTGGCCCTCCTGCTGCTCGCCGCCATCGTCGCGGCGCTCCCCCATGCAGAGATCGGCAACCTCACACCGTTCGCACCGCACGGGTGGGCGGCCGTCGGGTCAGCCGCGGCCGTCCTCGTCTGGGCGTTCGCCGGCTGGGAAGCCGTCTCCTCACTGTCCTCGGAGTACGACCGCCCGCGCCGCGACATCCCGCGCGCGACGGCCGTGGCCATCGGTCTGGTCGGCGTGCTGTACGTCGGTGTCGCCGGGGCCAGCATCCTCGTCCTGGGCGGCCGCGCGGGCTCCAGCACGGCGCCTCTGTCAGACCTGCTCGCCACCGGATTCGGCGAGCCGGCGCGCGTGGTCACCACCGCCGCGGCGATCCTGCTGACGATCGGTGTGATGAACGCCTACTTTGCCGGAGGTGCTCGGCTGGGCGCGGCTCTCGGGCGAGACGGTGCACTGCCCGGGTGGCTGGCCCGTGGCAGCCAGGCGGGCGAGGTGCCGCTTCGCTCGCTGGGCGTGCTGGTCGCGCTCTGCCTGCTGTCCTGCGTGGTCACGTTCGTCGTCCGCGTCGACCTGACCGCCACTCTCCTGCTGGTGACCGGCTCGTTCACCTTCGTCTACCTCGTCGGCTCGGCCGCCGCGATCAAGCTCCTCCCACGGGGCACGTGGGGCCACCGCGGCGCCGTGATCTCCTTCGCCAGCGCGATCGGTCTGCTCTGGATGACCGGGTGGCACGTGCTGTGGACGGTGGGCGTCGCCACGGCGGCGCTGGTCTACGCGGAGGTGCGCGACCGGCGTACGAGCTCGGCAACCCTCGAGAACCCGTCGGCGACCGCGTCGAGCTGCACCGTCCCGTAGCCCAGGAGCAGACCATCACGAGGCTGACGGCCGGCGTACATCGGTCGCAGGGACTCCAGCCCGACGCCCTCCGCCAGCGCAGCTTCGACGAGGGCGTCGACATCGAGCTCGACGCCGGGGCGCAGCAGCGCGCAGACGTGCAGACCCGCCGAGGACGGGATCGCCTCGAACCACGGGTCGAGCGACGTCTCGACTCCGGCCAGCACCGCATCGTGGCGACGCGCGTACTCAGCACTCGCCCGTCGTACGTGGCGCGCGAGCAGTCCCTCGTCGATGAAGCGCGCCAGCGCCGCCTGCATGGGTACGACGCCGTGCCAGCCGATCATCTGTCGCGCCGCTGCGAGAGCCGGCCTCAGACTGCTCGGCGCGAGCATGAACCCGAGGCGTAGCGACGGCATCATCGACTTCGAGAACGTGCCGACGTAGATCACTCGACCAGATTCGTCCAACGAGTGAAGAGGCTCCAACGGCCTTGTGGTGTAACGGAACTCGCTGTCGTAGTCGTCCTCGATGATGGCCGCACGATGTCGGTCGGCCCAGTCGATCAGTGCGCGGCGGCGCGACAGGGACATCGCGACACCGGTCGGGAACTGGTGGGACGGCGTCGTGAACACCAGCCGGGCCTCGTCCGGCAGCCGTTCCACCACGAGACCGTCGGCATCAACGGGCACGGGCACGACCTTCACCCCGTGCCCGGCGAACAGCCGTCGCGCCATGGGATAGCCGGGGTCCTCCATCGCGACCACGTCGCCCGGTGCGAGCAGCACCCGGCACGCCAGGTCCAGAGCCTGCTGCGCACCGTCGGTCACCATCACGTCCTCGGGCGCGGCCAGCAGCGAGCGCGACCGACCGAGATGCCGGGCGATTGCCTCGCGCAGAGGCAGATGCCCCTCCGGACCGCCGTAGGTCGCCATCTGCGCGGCCCGACCACGCATCTCGCTGGTGAGCAGGCGACGCCAGGTATCGAACGGGAAGAGCGCGGGATCCGGCATTCCCGCACGAAGGTCGATCGCCGGCGTGTGCTCCGCCAGGCTCGGCAGCGGCGTGAACGTCCAGCCTCGACGAGACCGGAGCGAGACCCGGGCCTCGGTCGTACGACTGACCGGCGTGGCCGCCGCCGTGACGAACGTGCCCGCGCCGACCCGGCCCTCGACATAGCCCTCACCGGTGAGCCGGTCGTACGCCGCCGCCACCGTCGTGCGGGAGACGCCGAGCTGGGTGGCGAGCTCACGAGTCGGCGGCAACCGGTCGCCGGTGCGCAGCCGACCGTCGGTCATGGCCTCCACGAGAGCCGTGTAGATCGCGGCCGTGCGCTCGCCACGCCGATCCAGATGCACCGTCAGGTCCATCCGACGAGTGTCGCACTGACGAAAGGCCCTGGAAACCAATGGTTTCCAGGGCCCTCGATGAGATGGATCAGGCGGTGCCGAGCGTCACCGTGATG includes these proteins:
- a CDS encoding MFS transporter; amino-acid sequence: MQTQTRPAEAPAVRDHRWTALVVIAVAQLMVALDATVVNIALPTAQHALGFSDGDRAWVVTAYTTAVAGLLLLGGRVADRFGRRRAFLVGLAGFAVASALAGAATNLGLLMAGRALQGVFAAVLAPTALSLIAVTFTDGKERAKAFGVYGAVASSGAAVGLLLGGVLTEYAGWRWCLYINVAIALVAFVVGRRVLPSGDGFPESRIDVPAGLLVTAGIAAIVYACAQAASEGWTSREVIVPFLIGVLGVAGFVVHQRRSAAPVLPLWVLADRSRIGAYLAVAAAVVGSFGMFLMLTYHFQGVLGWSPIRTGLAFLPLSVAVSVGSFGLGSKLLPKVAPRALIVPGLVVAASGLLLLSGMTVDSGYLTRILPAEVLLGVGMGCVFTPAISVATSGIDRRFAGVAAATANTFMQVGGSIGTAALNSVAVAATASAGAGATALVHGFAVATTWAAVLLLAAAVAAAVLVRTPRPDPQQH
- a CDS encoding TetR/AcrR family transcriptional regulator; translated protein: MAPTSSPLRADARRNQEQVLEAARKVVLERGPGAPLDEIARVAGVGIATLYRRFGDRDGLLKAVVLDALDRSRTAAEEAQAQHDAGFDALAAYLRTALELRVAAVIPLVLDRLDLDDPELGPARAASAAAMESLVDAAHDDKTLSPEITVGDIGTLVVRLSRPLPGSLPAEVESRLTQRHLDVMLAGLRAATADTMSGSGLSLEDLSRTAEPPPLVE
- a CDS encoding amino acid permease, with translation MTTRDLEAPAVARTGLSVVQGSALTVGAVLGTGVISLPAVAAGIAGPASLVAWAALIALSIPLATTFASLGARYPDSGGVSTYARLAFGPRAATVVGWTFYLAVPMGAPPAASFAGGYISDMVGGGRSTQILTIVVLTLIVGGMNAFGIRVSGSVQLVLTGVLALLLLAAIVAALPHAEIGNLTPFAPHGWAAVGSAAAVLVWAFAGWEAVSSLSSEYDRPRRDIPRATAVAIGLVGVLYVGVAGASILVLGGRAGSSTAPLSDLLATGFGEPARVVTTAAAILLTIGVMNAYFAGGARLGAALGRDGALPGWLARGSQAGEVPLRSLGVLVALCLLSCVVTFVVRVDLTATLLLVTGSFTFVYLVGSAAAIKLLPRGTWGHRGAVISFASAIGLLWMTGWHVLWTVGVATAALVYAEVRDRRTSSATLENPSATASSCTVP
- a CDS encoding PLP-dependent aminotransferase family protein, with protein sequence MDLTVHLDRRGERTAAIYTALVEAMTDGRLRTGDRLPPTRELATQLGVSRTTVAAAYDRLTGEGYVEGRVGAGTFVTAAATPVSRTTEARVSLRSRRGWTFTPLPSLAEHTPAIDLRAGMPDPALFPFDTWRRLLTSEMRGRAAQMATYGGPEGHLPLREAIARHLGRSRSLLAAPEDVMVTDGAQQALDLACRVLLAPGDVVAMEDPGYPMARRLFAGHGVKVVPVPVDADGLVVERLPDEARLVFTTPSHQFPTGVAMSLSRRRALIDWADRHRAAIIEDDYDSEFRYTTRPLEPLHSLDESGRVIYVGTFSKSMMPSLRLGFMLAPSSLRPALAAARQMIGWHGVVPMQAALARFIDEGLLARHVRRASAEYARRHDAVLAGVETSLDPWFEAIPSSAGLHVCALLRPGVELDVDALVEAALAEGVGLESLRPMYAGRQPRDGLLLGYGTVQLDAVADGFSRVAELVRRSRTSA